One Candidatus Sulfurimonas baltica DNA segment encodes these proteins:
- the infC gene encoding translation initiation factor IF-3, with product MNDDIRATELRCNVDGGEPLGIVSLDEAMDKANELGLDLVLIAPDAKPPVAKIMDYGKYRYQEERKLKEQRKNQVKIDIKEIKLSVKIAENDISYKVKHAREFLEQGKHVKFRVFLRGREMANPQAAKDVLLRIWPMVEDIGVMDKSPKFEGRYYNMYVLPKK from the coding sequence ATGAATGACGATATCCGTGCAACGGAATTAAGATGTAATGTAGATGGAGGAGAACCTTTAGGAATTGTTTCTCTTGATGAGGCAATGGATAAAGCAAATGAGTTAGGTTTAGACTTAGTACTAATTGCCCCTGATGCAAAACCACCTGTTGCAAAGATTATGGATTACGGTAAATATAGATACCAAGAAGAGAGAAAACTTAAAGAACAGAGAAAAAATCAAGTTAAAATTGATATTAAAGAGATTAAGTTGTCTGTAAAAATAGCTGAGAATGATATCAGCTACAAAGTTAAACATGCAAGAGAATTCTTGGAACAAGGTAAACATGTAAAGTTTCGTGTTTTCTTGAGAGGTCGTGAAATGGCTAACCCTCAAGCTGCAAAAGATGTTCTTTTAAGAATTTGGCCAATGGTTGAAGATATTGGCGTTATGGATAAATCACCAAAATTTGAGGGTCGTTACTACAATATGTACGTACTTCCTAAAAAGTAA